AACCCCGCTACACCAACAAAACCTTCTGCCACACCACGCTCCATTATATGGCGACCTACTTCAATCACTTTATCTGGTACTTTTTCTACAATGACATTCCCCTCATAAATTCCATTGTCATCTGTCATTTGTTGAGAAGCACCTAAATACTGTATACCAAGCTCTTCACAATAAACGAACTGACAACTATAATTATCTTTTGCCTGTAACAACTCTTCTATAATAATGCTTTCCGTCCCGTTCATTCGAAATTGACGTAAACCCTCTGTTAACTCATCTTGATTTTGGCATATGATGACGCCGTATCCACCAGAAGTGGGCGAATCATCTCCAGGCTTGAGCACAACAGGTGGCTTCCAATTTTTCATTGCATCCGATAATCTATATAGTTCAATATTTAAACGGCTTGGTACGTATTTACTATCAATTAAATGATCAATATATGCTTTTGTATTTAGCTCATTAAATTTGGCGGCATCCATCCAATAGCAATTACGGTTCATATGCTCTGCGTCATGTAAATACTGACAAACAATCGTCTTTCCTTCTTCACACCAAGCATCTAATTGCGTTAAATATTCTTCTTGTGTTTCATACGTATACGGCTGCTCTACCCATGTTAAACCCGCTAATTCATGTATTTTTTTAGCCTTCGCCGTTTGCGTCGCACGGTGCACTAAAACAGGAATATCCGCGATGGCGACTTCCCTTGCTGTTAATGCATCTAGTTTATGGCAATCATCCATCATCCATGGATTATCGCTATATGGCGTACGAGGTGTATACACAGCATTATCACCGTAAATTTGTCGTAATGTTAATTTCGGCTTTAACATACTTTTCCCCCACTTTTCAAAAATAGATTTTAAGTAATCTACCCTTGAATACCATTACTCACACATAATTTTACAAAAACTAGATTATAAGACTAGTAAATATCCATTTTTTTACTTGTTTTTAGTAAGTTAAGCAAATGGAGAAAGACTTTTAATTAGCCCAAACCCAATAACTGTTCGATTCGAGCTTTTACTTCTGGCCATTCTTCGATCGTAATACTATACATTACCGTATGCCGAGTCGAACCGTCTTTACGTAGCATATGATTGCGAAGAACGCCCTCTTTCGTTGCCCCTATACGTTCAATTGCCTTTTGAGAACGTGTATTTTCATGATCTGTTTTTATTTGGACCCGTTGTAGACCGATTACCTCAAAGCAATAGCTTAGTAATAAATATTTACAATTGGTATTTACAGCAGTTTGCCAAAACGCAGGAGTAATCCATGTATTTCCTATTTCTAGACGTTTATGCTTGCTATCAATATCCATATACCTTGTTGAGCCTATAATCTGTCCCGAACGTTTATCCACAATGACAAATGGAAACTCCTCCATTTGCATTTTGCTAGACAATGCCTTTTCCACAAAGTTATGCACACCCGTTTCATCTTCAATCGTTGTGGACAAATACGACCAAATCTCTGGATAACTTCCTGCTGTAAGTAGCCCTTGTACATCCTCTTTTACTAATGGTCTTAATAAAACGACTTCATTTTCTAAAGCGCTGAAATTCATTGACCTTCACTCCTTTTTCATTATTAAACGGTAATTTTGATATGATGAACATAACCAATTTTTAAAATTCAGACCATACCAAGGAGTTGATAGATGATGGAACTTGCAATTTCGTTCACAGGACATATTCCTAAATATGTACAGGTTTATGAAAGCATTAAACAAGCTATTCTTTTGCAGAAACTTTTAGCACATGAACAATTACCTTCAAAACGTCTGCTTGCAACAACATTAAATGTCAGTGTTCATACAATTAAAGTAGCCTATGAGCAATTGCTTGCAGAAGGTTATATATATAGTAAAGAGCGCTCAGGCTACTATATAGCGCCATTTGAGTTTGAATGGCTACAGCAAGTTCAAACAGAAGATTCAGTTTCCTTGCCAACGAATGACATAGTGAAATTTGATTTT
The genomic region above belongs to Lysinibacillus sp. FSL W8-0992 and contains:
- the ldmS gene encoding L-aspartate--L-methionine ligase LdmS; its protein translation is MLKPKLTLRQIYGDNAVYTPRTPYSDNPWMMDDCHKLDALTAREVAIADIPVLVHRATQTAKAKKIHELAGLTWVEQPYTYETQEEYLTQLDAWCEEGKTIVCQYLHDAEHMNRNCYWMDAAKFNELNTKAYIDHLIDSKYVPSRLNIELYRLSDAMKNWKPPVVLKPGDDSPTSGGYGVIICQNQDELTEGLRQFRMNGTESIIIEELLQAKDNYSCQFVYCEELGIQYLGASQQMTDDNGIYEGNVIVEKVPDKVIEVGRHIMERGVAEGFVGVAGFDLIVTEAGDVQAIDLNFRQNGSTSMLMFHEALGKPVNKFASYASKGAEDNEAFYQKIEQLIKQGVLFPLAFYDGDYFENKVASRFVGIWYADALQEIEELEEQLL
- a CDS encoding GNAT family N-acetyltransferase produces the protein MNFSALENEVVLLRPLVKEDVQGLLTAGSYPEIWSYLSTTIEDETGVHNFVEKALSSKMQMEEFPFVIVDKRSGQIIGSTRYMDIDSKHKRLEIGNTWITPAFWQTAVNTNCKYLLLSYCFEVIGLQRVQIKTDHENTRSQKAIERIGATKEGVLRNHMLRKDGSTRHTVMYSITIEEWPEVKARIEQLLGLG